In a genomic window of Streptomyces sp. NBC_01231:
- a CDS encoding beta-lactamase family protein encodes MTQEIHGTVADGFEAVREEFAAFVAGELPDYEGQLCAYVHGRKVVDLWAGDDVDGGSLYAVFSSTKGAAHLVAALLVQDGTLELDRKVTYYWPEFAAEGKGGLTLRDLLAHRAGLVGLDAGFTAQELADDRAVAERLADQRPFWRPGTAFGYHALVIGALSGEVVRRATGRTLQEVYEERIRAPHSLDFFLGLPDALEPRYRPVQPMTPTAPQQAVLDAQPSGPHTLSSIAFNTHVPEPGDLEGYANSRAVRAKGPASAGGVGAARGLAGMYAAAISEVDGRAPLLKPDTVAEVGQIHSVGYDLVARAHRSYGLGFQATAEAWYPFLGAGAFGHSGAAGSQAFADPRSGLAYGYTRRRMAFPGGAAPENERLVKAVHTAALAS; translated from the coding sequence ATGACGCAGGAGATCCACGGCACCGTCGCGGACGGCTTCGAGGCGGTACGTGAGGAGTTCGCGGCGTTCGTCGCGGGGGAACTCCCGGATTACGAGGGTCAGTTGTGCGCGTATGTGCACGGGCGCAAGGTCGTCGACCTGTGGGCCGGTGACGACGTCGACGGCGGTTCGCTGTACGCGGTGTTCTCGTCGACGAAGGGGGCGGCCCACCTGGTGGCCGCGCTCCTGGTGCAGGACGGCACCCTCGAACTGGACCGCAAAGTCACCTACTACTGGCCGGAGTTCGCGGCGGAGGGCAAGGGCGGGCTGACCCTGCGGGACCTGCTCGCGCACCGGGCGGGCCTGGTCGGGCTCGACGCCGGGTTCACCGCACAGGAGCTGGCCGACGACCGGGCGGTGGCCGAACGCCTCGCGGACCAGCGGCCGTTCTGGCGACCGGGCACCGCCTTCGGGTATCACGCCCTGGTCATCGGCGCGCTCAGCGGTGAGGTGGTGCGCCGGGCCACCGGCCGCACCCTCCAGGAGGTGTACGAGGAACGGATCCGCGCCCCGCACTCCCTGGACTTCTTCCTGGGGCTGCCGGACGCGCTGGAGCCCCGCTACCGCCCGGTGCAGCCGATGACCCCGACGGCGCCCCAGCAGGCCGTCCTGGACGCGCAGCCGAGCGGGCCGCACACGCTGTCCTCGATCGCGTTCAACACCCATGTGCCCGAGCCCGGGGACCTGGAGGGTTACGCCAACTCCCGTGCCGTGCGCGCGAAGGGGCCGGCGTCCGCGGGCGGGGTCGGCGCCGCGCGTGGGCTCGCCGGGATGTACGCAGCGGCGATCAGCGAGGTGGACGGGCGGGCGCCGCTGCTGAAGCCGGACACCGTCGCCGAGGTCGGGCAGATCCACTCCGTCGGCTACGACCTGGTGGCGCGGGCGCACAGGTCCTACGGCCTCGGTTTCCAGGCGACGGCGGAGGCCTGGTACCCGTTCCTGGGCGCGGGCGCGTTCGGGCACAGCGGAGCGGCCGGCTCGCAGGCCTTCGCGGATCCGCGCAGCGGACTGGCGTACGGCTACACGCGCCGCCGGATGGCCTTCCCCGGCGGGGCGGCTCCGGAGAACGAGAGGCTGGTCAAGGCGGTGCACACGGCGGCGCTGGCCAGCTGA
- a CDS encoding MarR family transcriptional regulator, with the protein MATPEKTRRLDALSMEVVELIGDVVARFYEDYEDAAAEHTLTGAQARLLSLLSLEPLPMRKLAQRLKCEPSNVTGIVDRLESRGLVERRADPTDRRVKLAAATKEGSRVARELREGLRFAREPLAGLSDGERGALRDLLRRMLDVDA; encoded by the coding sequence ATGGCCACACCCGAGAAAACCCGTCGTCTTGATGCGCTGTCCATGGAGGTCGTCGAACTCATCGGCGACGTCGTGGCCCGTTTCTACGAGGACTACGAGGACGCGGCGGCGGAGCACACCCTGACCGGGGCACAGGCGCGGCTGCTCAGCCTGCTGTCACTGGAGCCGCTGCCGATGCGCAAGCTGGCCCAGAGACTGAAGTGCGAGCCGTCGAACGTGACCGGCATCGTGGACCGGCTGGAGTCCCGGGGCCTGGTGGAGCGGCGCGCCGATCCCACGGACCGGCGCGTGAAGCTGGCCGCGGCCACGAAGGAGGGCAGCCGGGTGGCCCGCGAACTCCGGGAGGGCCTGCGCTTCGCCCGGGAACCGCTCGCCGGCCTCTCCGACGGGGAGCGCGGGGCCCTGCGGGACCTGCTGCGCCGGATGCTCGACGTCGACGCGTAG
- a CDS encoding SGNH/GDSL hydrolase family protein yields MRKQGQGSRAVLAALAATVLGVTGCDAVGGNSPGPSGTGAQKAKPRPAWDSSPASVAAVGDSITRGFDACAVLTDCPEVSWATGGSAEVDSLAVRLLGRAKAAERSWNYAVTGARMADLPGQMGQAAARKPGLVAVMAGANDACRASTSAMTPVADFRADFEDAIRILRRAAPKTQVYVASVPNLKRLWSQGRTNPVGKQVWKLGICPSMLGDADALDAAATERRNTVEQRVEDYNKVLKEVCAKDRHCRFDGGAVHDYRFGTGQLSQWDWFHPSVNGQARLAEIAYRAVTGKKA; encoded by the coding sequence ATGCGCAAGCAGGGCCAAGGCTCGCGTGCCGTTCTCGCCGCCCTGGCGGCGACCGTTCTGGGTGTCACCGGCTGCGACGCCGTCGGTGGCAACTCGCCCGGGCCGAGCGGCACCGGCGCCCAGAAGGCGAAGCCGAGGCCGGCCTGGGACAGCAGCCCGGCCTCGGTCGCGGCCGTGGGCGACTCCATCACCCGCGGCTTCGACGCGTGCGCGGTGCTGACGGACTGCCCCGAGGTGTCGTGGGCGACGGGCGGCAGCGCCGAGGTCGACAGTCTCGCCGTACGGCTGCTGGGGAGGGCGAAGGCGGCCGAGCGGAGCTGGAACTACGCGGTGACGGGGGCGCGGATGGCGGACCTGCCCGGTCAGATGGGCCAGGCGGCGGCGAGGAAGCCGGGGTTGGTGGCGGTGATGGCGGGGGCGAACGACGCCTGCCGGGCCAGCACCTCGGCGATGACCCCGGTGGCGGACTTCCGCGCCGACTTCGAGGACGCGATCAGGATCCTGCGCCGGGCCGCGCCCAAGACGCAGGTCTACGTGGCGAGTGTGCCGAACCTGAAGCGGCTGTGGTCCCAGGGGCGTACCAACCCGGTCGGCAAGCAGGTCTGGAAGCTGGGCATCTGCCCGTCGATGCTGGGCGACGCGGACGCGCTGGACGCGGCGGCCACCGAGCGGCGGAACACCGTCGAGCAGCGGGTCGAGGACTACAACAAGGTGCTGAAGGAGGTCTGCGCCAAGGACCGCCACTGCCGTTTCGACGGGGGCGCGGTGCACGACTACCGCTTCGGCACCGGCCAGCTGAGCCAATGGGACTGGTTCCACCCCAGTGTGAACGGACAGGCGCGGCTGGCGGAGATCGCCTATCGGGCGGTCACGGGGAAGAAGGCGTGA
- a CDS encoding TetR/AcrR family transcriptional regulator — MSYGDGMSARVRSEERRAAIVTAALEVIAERGYRGASLAAVAERVGLTQQGLLHYFPTKDALLVAVLEKRDRWDAVPPTPLRLDLLASLVEYNAMRPGIVQTFSALLGESVTEDHPTRGYFTERYTQVRANMTQALRAEYGDRLPNGLTPERTAPLLVAVMDGLQYQWLLDPDSVDMPGAFRDFLTLLGEG, encoded by the coding sequence GTGTCGTACGGTGACGGCATGAGCGCGCGAGTCAGGAGCGAGGAGCGGCGGGCCGCGATCGTCACGGCCGCGCTGGAGGTGATCGCGGAGCGCGGTTATCGGGGTGCGAGTCTCGCGGCGGTGGCCGAGCGGGTGGGGCTGACCCAGCAGGGGCTGCTGCACTACTTCCCGACGAAGGACGCGCTGCTGGTCGCCGTGCTGGAGAAGCGGGACCGCTGGGACGCCGTGCCGCCCACGCCCCTGCGGCTGGATCTGCTGGCCTCGCTCGTCGAGTACAACGCGATGCGGCCCGGCATCGTCCAGACCTTCTCGGCGCTGCTCGGCGAGAGCGTGACGGAGGATCACCCGACGCGCGGCTACTTCACCGAGCGGTACACGCAGGTGCGGGCGAACATGACGCAGGCGCTGCGCGCCGAGTACGGCGACCGGCTGCCGAACGGGCTCACGCCGGAGCGCACGGCCCCGCTGCTCGTCGCGGTGATGGACGGTCTGCAGTACCAGTGGCTGCTCGACCCGGACTCGGTGGACATGCCGGGGGCGTTCCGGGACTTCCTCACGCTGCTCGGCGAGGGCTGA
- a CDS encoding galactose mutarotase codes for MNELFATLPDGTPVHRWTLERAGVRVRVLSYGGIVQSAEVPDRDGRAVNVVLGFADLDGYLTHPEPYFGALVGRYANRIAGGRFTLDGRTHALAPNNPPNSLHGGERGFDKRVWDVRPVEHGVRLSRVAADGEEGFPGRLEVSATYTLTESGALRIAYEAVTDAPTVVNPTNHSYFNLGGSGGAGGQELRIAASRYTPVDADLIPTGVLAEVAGSRFDFREARETGAGYDHNFVLDKGVTPAPVEVAELYDPASGRVLSVATTEPGLQLYTADHLGEPFAPGDGVALETQHFPDSPNRPEFPSTVLRPGEVFRSETVYGFFVRRGSASR; via the coding sequence ATGAACGAACTCTTCGCCACACTTCCCGACGGCACCCCGGTCCATCGCTGGACCCTGGAGCGGGCGGGGGTCCGGGTACGCGTCCTGTCGTACGGCGGGATCGTGCAGTCGGCGGAGGTCCCGGACCGTGACGGACGCGCGGTGAACGTGGTGCTGGGATTCGCGGACCTGGACGGCTATCTGACCCACCCGGAGCCGTACTTCGGCGCGCTGGTCGGACGGTACGCGAACCGGATCGCGGGCGGCCGTTTCACGCTGGACGGCCGGACGCACGCGCTCGCGCCCAACAACCCGCCCAACTCCCTGCACGGCGGCGAGAGGGGCTTCGACAAGCGGGTGTGGGACGTGCGGCCCGTCGAGCACGGTGTGCGCCTGAGCCGGGTCGCCGCTGATGGCGAGGAGGGTTTCCCGGGGCGCCTGGAGGTCTCGGCGACGTACACCCTGACGGAGTCCGGGGCGCTGCGGATCGCGTACGAGGCGGTCACCGACGCGCCGACCGTCGTGAACCCCACCAACCACAGCTACTTCAACCTGGGCGGGTCCGGCGGCGCGGGCGGGCAGGAGCTGCGGATCGCCGCCTCCCGGTACACCCCCGTCGACGCGGACCTGATCCCGACGGGTGTCCTGGCGGAGGTGGCGGGCTCGCGCTTCGACTTCCGCGAGGCACGCGAGACGGGCGCCGGGTACGACCACAACTTCGTGCTCGACAAGGGCGTGACGCCGGCCCCCGTGGAGGTGGCCGAGTTGTACGATCCCGCGTCCGGGCGGGTCCTGTCCGTCGCGACCACCGAGCCGGGTCTCCAGCTGTACACGGCGGACCACCTGGGCGAGCCCTTCGCGCCCGGCGACGGCGTCGCGCTGGAGACCCAGCACTTCCCCGACTCCCCCAACCGGCCGGAGTTCCCGAGCACGGTGCTGCGGCCGGGCGAGGTGTTCCGGTCGGAGACGGTGTACGGGTTCTTTGTGCGCCGGGGATCCGCTTCTCGGTAA
- a CDS encoding pyroglutamyl peptidase, translated as MTTSLRVRIGVLGLTLLAGLATPTTTATAQTAPSPTAEERRLDRAVPQEILRRSGFDSLTTEFARALGSAGSYAQARRVVVREGSGLWQRAVGRAQGRGPAGGDLSRDDDRPLYWARLTMTREVRTWEPRFGLTSAQRAALLDELERTSRGQTTVRHPLGRKKTKRILVTGFDPFTLDRDIRISNPSGATALALDGTVIETADGPARIETVVFPVRWQDFTAGTVERTLRPYLKKVDLFTTVSQGRVGRFDVERTNGAWRGGFADNDDLGVTGTVPVTDPASQPQWTTTTLPYAKIVAADTGRFPVYDNTEVTEIPAGGTDPVVRPDGPTPGSSAREGGGGDYLSNEIAYRATLLRDRLGLHDVLPGGHVHTPVLEFGAGNTDPATGTVTDPGFVRNRLDIIAQVRAILKVAAEAD; from the coding sequence TTGACGACTTCATTGCGGGTTCGGATCGGTGTCCTCGGACTGACTCTCCTGGCGGGCCTGGCGACCCCCACGACCACCGCGACGGCACAGACCGCGCCCTCGCCGACCGCCGAGGAACGGCGGCTCGACCGGGCCGTGCCGCAGGAAATACTCAGGCGGTCCGGATTCGACTCCCTCACCACCGAGTTCGCGCGGGCGCTCGGCTCGGCCGGGTCCTACGCGCAGGCCCGCCGGGTCGTCGTACGCGAGGGGTCGGGGCTGTGGCAGCGGGCCGTGGGGCGGGCCCAGGGGCGGGGGCCGGCGGGCGGGGACCTCAGCCGGGACGACGACCGGCCGCTGTACTGGGCACGGCTGACGATGACCCGCGAAGTGCGCACCTGGGAGCCGCGGTTCGGCCTGACCAGCGCTCAACGGGCCGCTCTGCTGGACGAGTTGGAGCGGACGTCGCGCGGACAGACCACCGTGCGCCATCCACTGGGCAGGAAGAAGACCAAGCGGATCCTGGTCACCGGGTTCGATCCGTTCACGCTGGACCGGGACATCCGGATCTCCAACCCGTCGGGGGCCACCGCGCTCGCGCTCGACGGCACGGTGATCGAGACGGCGGACGGGCCGGCGCGGATCGAGACCGTGGTGTTCCCGGTGCGCTGGCAGGACTTCACGGCCGGGACGGTGGAGCGGACGCTGCGGCCGTACCTGAAGAAGGTGGACCTCTTCACCACCGTGAGCCAGGGGCGCGTGGGCCGTTTCGACGTCGAGCGGACCAACGGGGCCTGGCGGGGCGGCTTCGCGGACAACGACGACCTCGGCGTGACCGGGACCGTCCCGGTCACCGACCCGGCCTCGCAGCCGCAGTGGACGACCACGACCCTGCCGTACGCGAAGATCGTGGCCGCCGACACCGGACGGTTCCCCGTGTACGACAACACGGAGGTCACCGAGATCCCGGCGGGAGGCACCGACCCCGTCGTACGTCCGGACGGGCCGACGCCCGGATCGAGTGCCCGGGAGGGCGGCGGCGGGGACTACCTCTCCAACGAGATCGCCTACCGGGCCACGCTGCTGCGGGACCGACTGGGGCTCCACGACGTGCTGCCGGGCGGGCATGTGCACACGCCCGTGCTGGAGTTCGGGGCCGGGAACACCGATCCGGCGACCGGGACGGTGACCGATCCGGGGTTCGTGCGCAACCGGCTGGACATCATCGCCCAGGTGCGGGCGATCCTGAAGGTGGCGGCGGAAGCGGACTGA
- a CDS encoding glycoside hydrolase family 3 C-terminal domain-containing protein: MTGTRTSTSPDIEEAVEAALGKLDLDAKTRLLAGQDMWSLPALPEIGLESLVMSDGPIGVRGVRWTAGDPSVALPSPTALAATWDPALARRAGTLLAQEARRKGVHVLLAPTVNLHRSPLGGRHFEAYSEDPFLTGEIGTGYVQGVQSGGVGTTVKHFVANDAETDRFTVNNLVGERALRELYLAPFEAIVENAHPWVIMTAYNSVNGTTMTEHHYLVNEILRGEWGFDGVNVSDWTAARDTVGAIDGGLDLAMPGPDTVYGEALAQAVRDGGVEESTVDKAVRHVLRLAARVGILEGATAAVTDLPESVDGEELVREIARRAFVLARNEDRALPLPPESTVALIGAAARDARVLGGGSAVVFPARVVSPLDGLTTALPDGSLSYAVGADPTTELAVADKGFELRAVCRDADGTVIGTGSAPNGHIQWMGSDLPEGVTHDRLHSIELTGTFTPREAGRHTFGIKGLGAFVLRVDGTTYYDEVQHPAKDDPFITFFGAPEPRAQVDLVADRPVAVSLTHVVRLPEDLPLRVITFTLAHQGPQRDPDELIAEAVAAARAADTAVVVVATTERVESEGFDRKDLRLPGRQDDLVHAVAAANPRTVVVVNSGSPVEMPWRDEVAAVLLSWFPGQEGGAALADVLTGAYEPGGRLPTTWGALSDAPVTQVVPTDGELPYSEGVFIGYTAWEKAGRTPVYPFGHGLGYTDWTYESVEVHGTTVKVRVRNSGERAGREVVQIYLAPTESDPGRPARRLAGFAGVTTAPGETAEVTVQLPRRAFEIWDETRGAWSFVKGSYEIQVGRSITDRRLTATINV, translated from the coding sequence ATGACGGGAACCCGAACCTCGACATCCCCGGACATCGAGGAAGCCGTGGAGGCGGCCCTCGGCAAGCTCGACCTGGACGCCAAGACCCGGCTCCTGGCCGGCCAGGACATGTGGTCCCTGCCCGCCCTGCCGGAGATCGGCCTGGAGTCCCTCGTCATGTCGGACGGCCCGATCGGCGTCCGGGGCGTCCGCTGGACCGCCGGCGACCCGTCCGTCGCGCTGCCCTCCCCGACCGCCCTCGCCGCCACCTGGGACCCCGCCCTCGCCCGCCGCGCCGGCACCCTCCTCGCCCAGGAGGCCCGCCGCAAGGGCGTCCACGTACTCCTCGCCCCGACGGTCAACCTGCACCGCTCCCCGCTCGGCGGCCGCCACTTCGAGGCCTACAGCGAGGACCCCTTCCTGACCGGCGAGATCGGCACCGGCTACGTGCAGGGCGTCCAGTCGGGCGGTGTCGGCACCACCGTCAAGCACTTCGTCGCCAACGACGCCGAGACCGACCGCTTCACCGTGAACAACCTGGTCGGCGAACGCGCCCTGCGCGAGCTGTACCTCGCCCCCTTCGAGGCGATCGTCGAGAACGCCCACCCCTGGGTCATCATGACCGCCTACAACTCGGTCAACGGCACGACGATGACCGAGCACCACTACCTCGTCAACGAGATCCTGCGCGGCGAATGGGGCTTCGACGGCGTCAACGTCTCCGACTGGACCGCCGCCCGCGACACCGTCGGCGCCATCGACGGCGGCCTTGACCTCGCCATGCCCGGCCCCGACACCGTCTACGGCGAGGCCCTGGCCCAGGCCGTGAGGGACGGCGGGGTCGAGGAGTCCACGGTCGACAAGGCCGTCCGCCACGTGCTGCGTCTCGCCGCCCGCGTCGGCATCCTGGAGGGCGCCACCGCGGCCGTCACCGACCTTCCCGAGAGCGTCGACGGCGAGGAACTCGTCCGCGAGATCGCCCGCCGCGCCTTCGTCCTCGCCCGCAACGAGGACCGGGCCCTGCCCCTGCCTCCCGAGTCCACGGTCGCGCTGATCGGCGCCGCCGCCCGCGACGCCCGGGTCCTCGGCGGCGGCTCCGCCGTCGTCTTCCCGGCCCGGGTCGTCTCCCCGCTCGACGGCCTCACCACCGCCCTCCCCGACGGCAGCCTCAGCTACGCCGTCGGCGCCGACCCGACCACCGAACTCGCCGTCGCGGACAAGGGATTCGAGCTGCGGGCGGTCTGCCGTGACGCCGACGGCACCGTCATCGGAACCGGCTCCGCACCCAACGGCCACATCCAGTGGATGGGATCGGACCTCCCCGAGGGCGTCACCCACGACCGCCTGCACTCCATCGAACTGACCGGCACGTTCACCCCGCGCGAGGCCGGCCGCCACACCTTCGGCATCAAGGGCCTCGGCGCCTTCGTCCTGCGCGTCGACGGCACCACGTACTACGACGAGGTCCAACACCCGGCCAAGGACGACCCCTTCATCACCTTCTTCGGCGCCCCGGAGCCCCGCGCCCAGGTCGACCTCGTCGCGGACCGACCGGTGGCGGTCTCCCTCACCCATGTCGTCCGGCTCCCCGAGGACCTCCCGCTGAGGGTCATCACCTTCACCCTCGCCCACCAGGGGCCCCAGCGCGACCCCGACGAACTGATCGCCGAGGCGGTGGCCGCCGCCCGGGCCGCCGACACGGCCGTCGTCGTGGTCGCCACCACCGAGCGCGTCGAGTCCGAGGGCTTCGACCGCAAGGACCTGCGCCTGCCCGGCCGCCAGGACGACCTCGTGCACGCCGTCGCCGCCGCCAACCCCCGCACCGTGGTGGTCGTCAACTCCGGCTCCCCGGTCGAGATGCCCTGGCGGGACGAGGTCGCCGCGGTCCTGCTGAGCTGGTTCCCCGGTCAGGAGGGCGGCGCCGCGCTCGCCGACGTCCTCACCGGCGCGTACGAACCCGGCGGCCGGCTGCCGACCACCTGGGGCGCCCTGTCCGACGCCCCGGTCACCCAGGTCGTCCCGACGGACGGTGAACTCCCTTACAGCGAGGGCGTGTTCATCGGCTACACGGCCTGGGAGAAGGCGGGCAGGACACCGGTGTACCCCTTCGGACACGGCCTCGGCTACACCGACTGGACCTACGAGTCCGTCGAGGTCCACGGCACCACCGTGAAGGTCCGCGTCCGCAACTCCGGCGAGCGTGCGGGGCGCGAGGTCGTCCAGATCTACCTGGCGCCCACCGAGTCCGACCCGGGCCGCCCCGCCCGCCGGCTGGCCGGCTTCGCCGGCGTCACGACCGCCCCCGGCGAGACCGCGGAGGTCACCGTCCAACTCCCGCGCCGCGCCTTCGAGATCTGGGACGAGACGAGGGGAGCGTGGTCGTTTGTGAAGGGTTCGTACGAGATCCAGGTGGGGCGCTCGATCACGGACCGCCGGCTCACCGCGACGATTAACGTCTGA
- a CDS encoding NADP-dependent oxidoreductase produces MSDTPTLPSAGREWRLLSRPVGWPKPEDFELAEAEIRQPGPGQVLVRNEYLSVDPYMRGRMSDAKSYVAPFELGKVMQGGAVGEVVASEAEGIAVGDHVLHFGGWREYAVVDAKTAVKVDPDAAPLSTYLGVLGMTGLTAYAGLLRVGAFKEGDAVFVSGAAGAVGSQVGQIAKLKGASRVIGSAGSDEKVKLLVEEYGFDAAFNYKNGPVWEQLKQAAPDGIDVYFDNVGGEHLEAAIGALNLRGRAVICGMISQYNSTEPTPGPRNMVKILQNRLRVEGVLVGDHYDLQSQFVEEVGPWVASGELKYRETVVEGIENNLEAFLGVLRGDNTGKMIVKL; encoded by the coding sequence ATGTCCGACACCCCCACGCTCCCCTCCGCCGGCCGCGAATGGCGTCTGCTCAGCCGTCCCGTCGGCTGGCCCAAGCCGGAGGACTTCGAGCTGGCCGAGGCGGAGATACGGCAGCCCGGCCCCGGCCAGGTCCTGGTGCGCAACGAGTACCTCTCCGTCGACCCCTACATGCGCGGCCGGATGAGCGACGCCAAGTCGTACGTGGCCCCCTTCGAGCTGGGCAAGGTCATGCAGGGCGGCGCGGTCGGCGAGGTCGTCGCCTCGGAGGCCGAGGGCATCGCCGTCGGTGACCATGTGCTGCACTTCGGCGGCTGGCGCGAGTACGCGGTGGTGGACGCGAAGACCGCCGTCAAGGTAGACCCGGACGCGGCGCCGCTGAGCACGTACCTCGGTGTGCTCGGCATGACGGGCCTGACGGCGTACGCGGGCCTGCTGCGGGTCGGCGCCTTCAAGGAGGGCGACGCGGTCTTCGTCTCCGGCGCGGCCGGCGCGGTGGGCAGCCAGGTGGGCCAGATCGCCAAGCTGAAGGGCGCCTCGCGGGTCATCGGCTCCGCAGGGTCCGACGAGAAGGTCAAGCTCCTCGTCGAGGAGTACGGCTTCGACGCCGCCTTCAACTACAAGAACGGCCCGGTCTGGGAGCAGCTCAAGCAGGCCGCCCCGGACGGCATCGACGTCTACTTCGACAACGTCGGCGGCGAGCACCTCGAGGCCGCGATCGGCGCGCTCAACCTGCGGGGCCGGGCCGTGATCTGCGGCATGATCTCGCAGTACAACTCGACCGAGCCGACCCCCGGCCCGCGCAACATGGTCAAGATCCTGCAGAACCGCCTCCGGGTCGAGGGCGTTCTCGTCGGCGACCACTACGACCTCCAGTCGCAGTTCGTCGAGGAGGTCGGCCCCTGGGTCGCCTCGGGTGAGCTCAAGTACCGCGAGACCGTCGTCGAGGGCATCGAGAACAACCTGGAGGCCTTCCTCGGCGTCCTGCGCGGCGACAACACCGGGAAGATGATCGTCAAGCTGTAG
- a CDS encoding mandelate racemase/muconate lactonizing enzyme family protein has product MRITGISTHVVGTPWRNLTYVQVHTDEGITGVGETRMLGHTDALIGYLREAEANHILGSDPFATEDLVRRMKYGDYGRAGEIVMSGIAVIEMACWDIKGKALGVPVWQLLGGKVTDKVKAYANGWYTTERTPEAYHKAAQGVMERGYKALKIDPFGTGHFELDHEQSLYAVSLIEAVRDAIGPDAELMLEMHGRFSPATAVRLAKDLAPFKPAWLEEPVPPENLKALEKVAAKVDIPVATGERIHDRIEFRELFESQAVDIIQPDVGHIGGIWETRKLAATAETHYVLVAPHNVGGPVLTAASLQVGFSSPNFKILEHFNDFADAEIKKVVKGAPEVIDGYFHLSDKPGLGVELDVDAAAEFPQQQARFDLWAEGWEQRKPKGAKK; this is encoded by the coding sequence GTGCGCATCACCGGAATCAGCACACACGTGGTCGGTACGCCGTGGCGCAACCTGACCTACGTCCAGGTGCACACCGACGAGGGCATCACGGGCGTCGGCGAGACCAGGATGCTGGGCCACACCGACGCGCTGATCGGCTATCTGCGGGAGGCGGAGGCCAATCACATTCTGGGCTCCGACCCGTTCGCCACGGAAGACCTCGTGCGGCGTATGAAGTACGGCGACTACGGGCGGGCCGGCGAGATCGTGATGTCCGGGATCGCCGTCATCGAGATGGCCTGCTGGGACATCAAGGGCAAGGCCCTCGGCGTGCCGGTGTGGCAGCTGCTGGGCGGCAAGGTCACCGACAAGGTCAAGGCGTACGCCAACGGCTGGTACACCACCGAGCGGACCCCGGAGGCCTACCACAAGGCCGCGCAGGGCGTGATGGAGCGCGGGTACAAGGCCCTCAAGATCGACCCGTTCGGCACCGGGCACTTCGAGCTCGACCACGAGCAGAGCCTGTACGCCGTCTCCCTCATCGAGGCCGTGCGCGACGCCATCGGGCCGGACGCCGAGCTGATGCTGGAGATGCACGGCCGCTTCTCCCCCGCCACCGCCGTCCGGCTGGCCAAGGACCTCGCGCCCTTCAAGCCCGCGTGGCTGGAGGAGCCGGTGCCGCCGGAGAACCTGAAGGCGCTGGAGAAGGTCGCCGCCAAGGTCGACATCCCGGTCGCCACCGGTGAGCGGATTCACGATCGCATCGAGTTCCGCGAGCTGTTCGAGAGCCAGGCCGTCGACATCATCCAGCCGGACGTCGGTCACATCGGCGGCATCTGGGAGACTCGGAAGCTGGCCGCCACCGCCGAGACCCACTACGTGCTCGTCGCCCCGCACAACGTCGGCGGCCCGGTGCTCACCGCGGCCTCCCTCCAGGTCGGCTTCTCCTCGCCGAACTTCAAGATCCTGGAGCACTTCAACGACTTCGCGGACGCGGAGATCAAGAAGGTCGTCAAGGGAGCGCCCGAGGTGATCGACGGGTACTTCCACCTGTCGGACAAGCCCGGTCTCGGTGTCGAGCTGGACGTCGACGCCGCCGCCGAGTTCCCGCAGCAGCAGGCCCGCTTCGACCTGTGGGCCGAGGGCTGGGAGCAGCGCAAGCCGAAGGGCGCCAAGAAGTGA
- a CDS encoding EI24 domain-containing protein, which produces MRDLGTGFKYLLKGQRWMAGHGRQYGFGLLPGLLTLVLYAAALVALALWGEDFVAWATPFADDWSSPWLGLFRGLLTGVLFALGLLLSVVTFTAVTLLVGQPFYENLSEKVDRDVSPDGTAPESGLPLWRELWISARDSLRIVLRAAVWGVLLFACGFVPFVGQTVVPVIGFFVTGFFLTEELTAVALQRRRVDLRDRLTLLRARKTLVWGFGTPLAVAFLVPFVAVFLMPGAVAGATLMARDLLGEEIGDNDDEDAAADDVSPLPPPPSGSPAPGR; this is translated from the coding sequence ATGCGCGATCTCGGTACGGGATTCAAGTACCTTCTGAAGGGCCAACGCTGGATGGCCGGCCACGGCAGGCAGTACGGCTTCGGTCTGCTCCCGGGTCTGCTCACCCTCGTTCTCTACGCGGCGGCACTCGTCGCGCTGGCCCTGTGGGGCGAGGACTTCGTCGCCTGGGCGACACCGTTCGCCGACGACTGGTCGAGCCCCTGGCTCGGGCTCTTCCGCGGTCTTCTCACCGGCGTCCTGTTCGCCCTCGGCCTGCTCCTGTCGGTCGTCACCTTCACCGCGGTCACGCTGCTCGTGGGCCAGCCCTTCTACGAGAACCTCTCCGAGAAGGTCGACCGGGACGTCTCCCCGGACGGCACCGCACCCGAGTCCGGGCTGCCGCTCTGGCGCGAGCTGTGGATCTCGGCCCGCGACAGCCTCCGTATCGTGCTGCGCGCCGCCGTCTGGGGCGTCCTGCTCTTCGCGTGCGGCTTCGTGCCGTTCGTCGGCCAGACGGTCGTCCCGGTGATCGGCTTCTTCGTCACCGGGTTCTTCCTCACCGAGGAGCTCACCGCGGTCGCCCTCCAGCGCCGCCGGGTCGACCTCCGCGACCGCCTCACCCTGCTGCGCGCCCGCAAGACCCTGGTGTGGGGCTTCGGCACCCCGCTGGCCGTGGCCTTCCTGGTGCCGTTCGTCGCGGTCTTCCTGATGCCGGGCGCGGTCGCGGGCGCCACGCTGATGGCCCGCGACCTGCTGGGCGAGGAGATCGGCGACAACGACGACGAGGACGCCGCCGCCGACGACGTCAGTCCGCTTCCGCCGCCACCTTCAGGATCGCCCGCACCTGGGCGATGA